Below is a window of Pseudomonadota bacterium DNA.
GATAATTTCCTGAATGTCACCCGCAGCGAGTATGGATTCATCCATGAGATGCTGCGTACCGACGATGGGAAGATGTACCTGGAAGCACGGTCGATCACCAACATCGCCTGGGACGAGCAAAGTCGTGCTATCTATGCGAAGCTCCTGTCCGGCGAAATGAAGTTTGACAACCTGAATTCCCTGTATGGCGCAGCCATGAGGACCGGCGAGCCCGTCATCGCGAACGATGCCGTCAACGACCCGAGGCGCGGTGGGACTCCTGCAGGCCACCCGGCAATCAACGCTTTTCTCGGGCTTCCGCTGCATGCGGGTGGAGAGTACGTGGGTATGCTCGGGCTTGCGAACGCCCCCGGTGGCTACAGTGAAGACTTGATCGATCGCCTGAAACCGCTAACCAAGATCTGCGCAATCATCATGTTGTCGTTCAAAATTGATCAAATAAGAAAAAGGGCGCAGCAGGCGCTGACCAGGAAGTCAGAGGAGCTCGAAGTCGCAAACAGGGAGCTGGAGGGATTCAGCTATTCCGTGTCCCATGACCTCAGGGCACCCTTGAGAGCTATCGATGGATTCGCGCGAGCTTTTGAAGATGACTACGGCGACAAGGTGGACGACGAGGGTCGTCGTCTGATCGGTGTCATACGAAGGAGCACATCGAAGATGGGGCGGCTCATCGAGGATCTGCTGGGCTTTTCTCGGATGAGCCGCCGAGTGGTCAGGCTCCAGCAAATCGATATGACAGCTCTCGCCCGCGCGGCGTTCCAACAAGCCAAGGCTCAGGAGCCAGATCGGCAAGTCGATCTCCGACTCTCGGTGCTTCCTCCCGTAGCAGGTGACCTGGCCATGCTGCGCCAGGTCTGGGTCAATCTCCTCAGCAATGCTGTCAAGTACACACGCACTCGTGAAGGGGCCGTCATCGAAATAGGTAGCCGCTCCGAAAGCGGTGAGACTCGCTTCTGGGTCCGAGACAACGGTGTTGGATTCGATCCCAGGTATTCGCACAAGCTCTTCGGCGTGTTTCAGCGCCTCCACAGCGAACGAGATTACGAAGGCACAGGCGTTGGTCTCGCCCTGGCGCAACGAATCATCAGGCGCCATGGGGGGCGCATCTGGGCGAAAAGCACGCCCGGCAACGGAGCGACCTTCGAGTTCGCTTTGCCCCAAGAGGAGTCGAACCATGGATGAAAGGCTGGGTGCGATCGAGATTCTTCTGGTCGAAGACAACCCCCAAGATGCGGAGCTTGCCATCCGCGCGCTGCAAAAGCGCAACCTCGCGAATCATCTGCATCACGTCGAAGATGGCGCCGAGGCGCTGGAGTTTTTCTTCGGGGAGAACGCGGCGAATCGGCGACCTCGCTTGGTGCTTCTCGATCTGAAGCTGCCGAAGGTCGACGGTCTGGAAGTGCTGCGCGAGCTCCGGCAGAGGGAGAAGACCAGGACCATTGCGGTGGTAGTTCTGACTTCATCGCACGAGGACCGTGACCTGCGAACGGCATATTCCCTCGGCGTCAACAGCTACATCGTCAAACCGGTCGACTTCAACAAGTTCGCAGCCGTGGTGGCGCAGCTGGGAATGTACTGGCTGCTCGTGAACGAACCGTCGAAGCCGTGAAGGCGCTCCACCAAGTCGGTCGCGGTCAAGGCCCGACAGCAGCGGACAGCGCCCGCATTTCCGCGCTGCAACGACCGGCGACCCTGGACGCGCTCGAGCAAGGGCTGTTCGACTGCGTAGTGATCGGGGGCGGCATCGCTGGAGCAGGCATCGCGTGCGAGAGCGCACAGCGCGGGCTGCGCACGGCTCTGGTGGAGCTTGACGACTTCGCTTCGGGGACCTCGAGCCGCTCCACGAAGCTGATTCATGGCGGTTTGCGCTACCTCGCCCTGGGAGAGTTCGCGCACGTCAGGGAGACCGCCCGGGAGCGCAAGACCGTTCGACACCTGGCTCCGCACCTTGCCCAGCCCTGCTGGGCTGTGCTTCCCGCACGCAGCCGAGCTGCACTGACTCTGCTCAGGCTCGCGGTCATGACTTACGAGCATCTTGGCCAAGTAGCTTCCGAGGATCGCCACCGGATCTGGAACAGCGACGAGCTCGAACGCCACGAGCCGGTGCTTGACCGGCAGCGCTATCCGTTCGCGTGCGCGTACCGCGAGTACCTGACGGACGACGCCCGTCTGGTGCTTGCGAACCTGCGGGCGGCCGTTCGAGCCGGCGCGCTGGTGATCAACCATGCTCTGGTCGATCGCATCGCGAATCGTTTCGACGCCCACGAGGTCGGTGTGAGCTGCAGGCTCAGCGGACGCAGGCTCACGCTGCGCAGCCGCGCCCTGATCAATGCATCGGGCCCCTGGCTCGAGCACCTGCGTGTTCTCGAAGATCCCGGCGCAAGGCCGGTGCTGCAGTGGTCAAGGGGTATTCATGTAGTGATGCCGGCCGAGCTCCTGCCCGTGCAAAATGTGCTGGTGCTGCGTTCGTCGGACGCTCGCTATCTGTTCGCGGTGCGCCGCGCGGGCATCGTCTACCTCGGCACGACCGACACGGCGACACAGGCAAGGCCCGTGCACTGGCCGGAAATCGGTTCGGATGAGCTGCATTACCTGCTGCGAGAGGTCAGCGCCTACTGCGGCCGGCAGGCACCTGCGCTTGGCTCGTGCGTTTGGGCGTGGGCGGGACTGCGCGCGCTCGTGGCGCAGCCCGGCCGGCGCAGCCAAGACGTGTCGCGCAGAGACGAGCTGCTCGTCGGGGCCCATGGCATGGTATCGGTTGCAGGCGGCAAGCTTACCGGCTACCGCATGATCGCCAAGCGGGCCCTCGACGAGGCCGGCAAGGTCGTAGGGGGAGCCTGGCCAAAAGCCCCGCGCAAGATTGCGCCGCTGCCGGGCGGCGCTTTCGACGGCGATGTCGGGCCGCTCAGCGCGACCCTCGGCGCGAGCTTCAAGCTGGCAAGGGAGTGCGCCGAGCGGCTGAGCATGCTGTACGGCAGCGAAGCGGTGGACGTGGTCAAGCTCGATCAGCGTCCGCTCGGCGACGACGGGATCGTGCTACGGGGCGAAGTGGACTGGGCCGTGCTGCATGAGGGTGGGGCGACCCTCTTGGACGTCGTATACCGGCGGCTGCGACTGCCGCTCTACAAACCCAACGCGGTCACGTCTCTGCTCGAGCCGATCGCCTCGCGTATGAGCGATCTTCTAGGCTGGACAGAGCAGCGCGCGCGCGAGCAAGTCGGCCAGGTCGAAGCCCGCATGCAGCAAGACCTCGCTGCCCTGCAACCCAGGCTCTAGCCCGCGAACGTGCTTGGTTGCTCGATCGGAGCTGGATTCGCCCTAGCCGGTCAATGTCGGTCGATGGGCACCTGGGGCCTCACGCTTGTCCCGCGTTCCTGGGCGCCCAGCACGCCGCGCAAGGTGGGAAACACGGCAGCGAGCTCTTGGCCCAAGCACTGTGCCAGCTCCCGGTCGAGTTCCACAGCGTTGCCGGCCAGCCGCTCCAAGTTGCGCTGATAGATGAAC
It encodes the following:
- a CDS encoding glycerol-3-phosphate dehydrogenase/oxidase; translation: MKALHQVGRGQGPTAADSARISALQRPATLDALEQGLFDCVVIGGGIAGAGIACESAQRGLRTALVELDDFASGTSSRSTKLIHGGLRYLALGEFAHVRETARERKTVRHLAPHLAQPCWAVLPARSRAALTLLRLAVMTYEHLGQVASEDRHRIWNSDELERHEPVLDRQRYPFACAYREYLTDDARLVLANLRAAVRAGALVINHALVDRIANRFDAHEVGVSCRLSGRRLTLRSRALINASGPWLEHLRVLEDPGARPVLQWSRGIHVVMPAELLPVQNVLVLRSSDARYLFAVRRAGIVYLGTTDTATQARPVHWPEIGSDELHYLLREVSAYCGRQAPALGSCVWAWAGLRALVAQPGRRSQDVSRRDELLVGAHGMVSVAGGKLTGYRMIAKRALDEAGKVVGGAWPKAPRKIAPLPGGAFDGDVGPLSATLGASFKLARECAERLSMLYGSEAVDVVKLDQRPLGDDGIVLRGEVDWAVLHEGGATLLDVVYRRLRLPLYKPNAVTSLLEPIASRMSDLLGWTEQRAREQVGQVEARMQQDLAALQPRL
- a CDS encoding ATP-binding protein, translated to MSDRERISQREAIDYSKWRKRDLIKELRRRDGERLALRGTFDSFNLLEVIHSAQTDFVTVDSERNIFHRMLDNFLNVTRSEYGFIHEMLRTDDGKMYLEARSITNIAWDEQSRAIYAKLLSGEMKFDNLNSLYGAAMRTGEPVIANDAVNDPRRGGTPAGHPAINAFLGLPLHAGGEYVGMLGLANAPGGYSEDLIDRLKPLTKICAIIMLSFKIDQIRKRAQQALTRKSEELEVANRELEGFSYSVSHDLRAPLRAIDGFARAFEDDYGDKVDDEGRRLIGVIRRSTSKMGRLIEDLLGFSRMSRRVVRLQQIDMTALARAAFQQAKAQEPDRQVDLRLSVLPPVAGDLAMLRQVWVNLLSNAVKYTRTREGAVIEIGSRSESGETRFWVRDNGVGFDPRYSHKLFGVFQRLHSERDYEGTGVGLALAQRIIRRHGGRIWAKSTPGNGATFEFALPQEESNHG
- a CDS encoding response regulator → MDERLGAIEILLVEDNPQDAELAIRALQKRNLANHLHHVEDGAEALEFFFGENAANRRPRLVLLDLKLPKVDGLEVLRELRQREKTRTIAVVVLTSSHEDRDLRTAYSLGVNSYIVKPVDFNKFAAVVAQLGMYWLLVNEPSKP